In the genome of Vibrio ziniensis, the window TGCTCTACCTTTTGGAATAATCTGGGGGTGGCTACCTTGCGGTTTGGTCTACTCTGCGCTAACGTGGGCGGCTGTTTCCGGTGGTACCTTAGAAGGTGCTCTAATTATGGGGGCATTTGGCGTTGGAACCTTGCCTTCTATGCTCTTGGTGGGATTAGGTGCAACACAAATTAAACAGTTGCAGCAGTCACCCACATTTAGGACTATTGCTGCAATTTCAATCATTTGTTACGGCATATATACCGGCTACAGTTCAATAAATATGCTAATCAATCTTAGCTAGATGTTTGATTAGAAACATGATTTTTTTAACTATCCTTTAGTGTGAAGGGATGCTAAAATATTGATGTAAATCAATTAGTGAAAGGTCGTTATGATTTCGGAAAAGCCTGCTGCGAAGCGAATTCAATCTGGTGGATGTGCGATTCACTGTCAAGACTGTAGTATTAGCCAACTATGTATTCCATTCACTCTTAACGAGTCTGAATTGGATCAACTTGATCAAATCATTGAGCGTAAAAAGCCAATTCAAAAAGGTCAGGAACTATTCAAAGCTGGCGATGAGCTTAAGTCTTTATACGCAATCCGTTCAGGGACTATCAAGAGCTACACCATTACAGAACAAGGTGACGAGCAAATTACTGCATTCCATCTTGCTGGTGATTTAGTTGGTTTTGATGCCATTACGGGCGATGCACACCCTAGTTTTGCTCAAGCGTTAGAGACTTCTATGGTTTGTGAAATACCATACGAAATCTTAGATGACCTTTCAGGCAAAATGCCTAAGCTTCGTCAGCAAATCATGCGCTTAATGAGTAATGAAATTAAGGGCGACCAAGAAATGATTCTGCTACTTTCGAAGAAAAATGCTGAAGAGCGTTTGGCCGCTTTCCTATTCAACCTTTCAACTCGTTTTTCACAACGCGGATTCAGTCCTAGAGAGTTCCGTTTAACCATGACTCGTGGCGATATTGGTAACTACTTAGGCCTAACCGTTGAAACTATCAGCCGTTTACTTGGTCGTTTCCAAAAATCAGAGATTTTGAGTGTAAAAGGCAAATACATTACCATTATTGATCACGATGCTTTAATGGATCTTGCTGGCGTCTCTAAAGAAAGTAAATAAACATCAATGACGTAGCTCAATAATGAGCTACGTCATACTTCTTCTATAATCCCGCATTTTTTGCTAAACCTCTCGCAACTTCTAAGCTACAGTTAAATAATAAATCTCCGAAACGATAAAGGAGTTTGTTATGAGCATTTATAACAAAATCTTAGTTGTAGCTGATATTAATCATGATGAACAACCTGCTTTAGCCCGAGCTATCCAACTGGCTAAGAAAAGCCGCTCTACAAGCCATATTACATTTTTTTTGTCTATCTATGACTTCTCATATGACATGACATCCATGTTATCCGGGGACGAACGTGATGCCATGAGACGTGGTGTCATTCATCAACGTGAACAGTGGATGAAAAAGGTAGCTGAACCTTATATCAAAGAGTCTATAGTTTTTGATGTTAAGGTTGTTTGGCACAATCGTCCTTATGAAGCGATCATTGGTGAAGTATTTGCTGGTGAACACGATATATTGATTAAAGGTACACGTAAGCACGATGTTTTGGAGTCGGTAATATTCACGCCTACTGATTGGCATTTGTTACGTAAATGCCCTATTCCAGTCTTGTTAGTGAAGAATTCTGATTGGCCGGAAAATGCAAACATTCTTGCGTCTGTCCATGTCGGTTCTGAAATTGAAACTCATCTCGATCTTAATGACAGAATGGTTGACCAACTTTTAAATCTTTCTGAACGCTTAGGCACAACACCATATCTAGTCAATGCTTATCCTGTTACACCAGCAAACATTACTATTGAACTACCAGAGTTTGATCCTACTACTTATACCGATGCCGTTCGTGGACATCATCTAACTGCAATGAAAGCGCTGCGTCAAAAACATGGCATTGATGAAGAGCACACTATTGTTCAACAAGGTTTACCTGAAGATGTGATTCCTCAAGCTGCGGATAAGCTTAATGCAGCGATGGTTATCTTAGGGACTACTGGTAGAACCGGACTATCAGCCGTATTTATTGGCAACACTGCTGAGCAAGTCATTGATAAAATAAATTGTGATGTATTGGCGTTAAAGCCTAGGGGCTATGTAAGTCCTTTAGACCCTACAATTGCATCTTAGAATTTTAACTAGCTTCAAAGTCCCCTGACGACAGTTTGGGGACTTTTTTTCGTGCTTGAACTCTTAACTCTGGTATATCGAAAATTTATCCGTATCATACGCACTTCATTTTGTTTCTAAGATTAAGACTGCAAGCTGATGACTGAGCAAACTCAAGAGCTGACAAAGGCTCAACAATACAATTTCAACAAATTGCAAAAGCGTATTCGTCGTAATACTGGCCAAGCAATCGCTGATTTCAACATGATTGAAGATGGTGACCGTATAATGGTCTGCTTATCTGGCGGGAAAGACAGCTTTACTATGCTTGAAATTTTGATGAGCTTACAAAAGAGTGCTCCAGTCTCTTTTGAATTGGTGGCAGTTAACCTCGATCAGAAACAACCTGGATTTCCGGCTGATATCTTGCCGGCTTATTTAGAGCAATTAGGTGTTGAATACAAGATTGTAGAAGAAGACACCTACTCCATTGTTCAAGATAAAATCCCTGAAGGTAAAACAACATGTTCGCTATGCTCTCGTTTGCGCCGCGGTATTTTGTACCGTACCGCTAAAGAACTAGGTGCAACAAAAATTGCTCTAGGACACCACAGAGATGACATCATTGAAACTTTGTTCTTGAACATGTTCTATGGTGGGAAAATGAAAGGGATGCCACCGAAACTGGTATCGGATAATGGTGAGCATGTTGTTATCCGCCCGCTGGCATACTGTCGTGAAAAAGACATTATTAAGTATGCTGGTATGCGAGATTACCCAATTATTCCATGCAACTTATGTGGTTCACAGCCTAACTTACAACGTCAGAACATTAAGCAAATGCTCAATGCATGGGATAAACAGTTCCCCGGCCGAATTGAATCTATGTTCCGCGCTATGCAAAACGTAGTACCTAGCCACTTAGCTGACTTTGAACTGTTTGATTTTAAATCAATTAACCGTGACTCTGGTGTTATTAACGGCGGTGATATTGGTTTCGATAAAGAAGATATTCCAGTTATGCCCGTGCAAGATGAAGACAGCGTGATGGAATTCGACCCAAGTTTGAAACTAGATGTGACAAACGTATAGAAGAAAGATTAGAGAAAGGCTGCCTCAATTGCAGCCTTTTTTGTTTTACTTTTTAGCCGTTGGTAAGTACGGAAGAACTCGGATCGTTTTTTCAGGAAGTGTTATCCAACCTTCTTTTCCTATCTCATCCAAGGTTACTTGAGCTTTACCGTTAACAATTTGTACGCTGTTACCATTACTTAAGCTGACAACACCGCTTAAATTATTAGCGAATTCCAAAGTGACACCGGCGACTTCTGGAGTAAACCAACTTGAGAACATTCCACCCAAGGATTCAAGAATATCTTGCATCTGTGGAAGCAACTTTTCGATGTCATTGTAAGTCACTTTCCCAGTCAAAGATTCTCTGGTCATGACAACAAGGGAAAAATCGCAACGAAGATCTTTTGGAGTATCAACAAAGACTAAAGGGTTAGCTTGTTTTAGGTTATCGTCGAGCGGCAATAGCAGTTCATTATTCGGACTGCTTTCAAGTAATTCATAATGTTCTTCTTTTTCCATCCATGCTTTTTCAATGGAACAAAGCTGTTTGGTATCGGCGTTTAAGAAAAAAACGCCAACTTTTACATCTGGATACTCAGGCTTGTTGTTGTTTTTAAGAGATGAATACAATTTACTATATGTAAACATGTATTCTTGTGCAGTAGCATGGATAGAGAAACTCGCACAAAGAAGCCCTAAGGCTAACGCTATACCCTTCATTAATTTGTCCAAAATTGTTCGTTATGACGCATCATTGTCTGTAAATCTTTCACGTACGCTTCACCGCGCTCGGAGTATTTTAGCAGGCCATTACTCATTTCCATTGCACTACTAATGTTCAGCAAATCTGCACCATCTTCTCTGAGTTGAAAGCGTATTTCACGCAGGTCCTGATAGGCTCGGTTCCGATTTACATTCATGAAATAGCGATGGATGGATTCTTGTACAGAACTAAATTTTGCTACTTCATGAGTCATACCTTCGCTACGTTGCAAAGGAACCACACCGCAACCTTTGCTGTAACACCACTGACCAAAATAGTTTTTTGCCGTGCGGGCAAATCGCGAAGTACCCCATGCGGACTCATTTGCTGCTTGGGTTAACACTAACGCTTCTGGGATTACATCGACGCGATGTAACATGTCATCAATCCAGTCGTATGTCAGTTCATTATTTTGAAGTTCGATCTGATACAAATGAGAAAGTTTTGCAGCATCATCTAAGTCTGAGTCTGAAAGGCTTCCAGATTGCAGATGTTCTCTAAGTCTATTTAGCCTTGTTCTTTCTTTTTCAATTCGTTGGTTTTCTAAATCAATTCCAGGTTTGAGATATGAGAAGAAAGCATGTTTCTTCTCATTCACATCAGTGTAAACAGTAAAATCTGGTGCTTTTGCTACTGCTTTACCTTTGTTAGTAATAGATTCATTGAGGTTATTCTGGCTTTCGAAATTGTAATAGCCATAACCAG includes:
- a CDS encoding FNR family transcription factor; this encodes MISEKPAAKRIQSGGCAIHCQDCSISQLCIPFTLNESELDQLDQIIERKKPIQKGQELFKAGDELKSLYAIRSGTIKSYTITEQGDEQITAFHLAGDLVGFDAITGDAHPSFAQALETSMVCEIPYEILDDLSGKMPKLRQQIMRLMSNEIKGDQEMILLLSKKNAEERLAAFLFNLSTRFSQRGFSPREFRLTMTRGDIGNYLGLTVETISRLLGRFQKSEILSVKGKYITIIDHDALMDLAGVSKESK
- the uspE gene encoding universal stress protein UspE, with protein sequence MSIYNKILVVADINHDEQPALARAIQLAKKSRSTSHITFFLSIYDFSYDMTSMLSGDERDAMRRGVIHQREQWMKKVAEPYIKESIVFDVKVVWHNRPYEAIIGEVFAGEHDILIKGTRKHDVLESVIFTPTDWHLLRKCPIPVLLVKNSDWPENANILASVHVGSEIETHLDLNDRMVDQLLNLSERLGTTPYLVNAYPVTPANITIELPEFDPTTYTDAVRGHHLTAMKALRQKHGIDEEHTIVQQGLPEDVIPQAADKLNAAMVILGTTGRTGLSAVFIGNTAEQVIDKINCDVLALKPRGYVSPLDPTIAS
- the ttcA gene encoding tRNA 2-thiocytidine(32) synthetase TtcA, producing MTEQTQELTKAQQYNFNKLQKRIRRNTGQAIADFNMIEDGDRIMVCLSGGKDSFTMLEILMSLQKSAPVSFELVAVNLDQKQPGFPADILPAYLEQLGVEYKIVEEDTYSIVQDKIPEGKTTCSLCSRLRRGILYRTAKELGATKIALGHHRDDIIETLFLNMFYGGKMKGMPPKLVSDNGEHVVIRPLAYCREKDIIKYAGMRDYPIIPCNLCGSQPNLQRQNIKQMLNAWDKQFPGRIESMFRAMQNVVPSHLADFELFDFKSINRDSGVINGGDIGFDKEDIPVMPVQDEDSVMEFDPSLKLDVTNV
- a CDS encoding DUF2987 domain-containing protein, which codes for MKGIALALGLLCASFSIHATAQEYMFTYSKLYSSLKNNNKPEYPDVKVGVFFLNADTKQLCSIEKAWMEKEEHYELLESSPNNELLLPLDDNLKQANPLVFVDTPKDLRCDFSLVVMTRESLTGKVTYNDIEKLLPQMQDILESLGGMFSSWFTPEVAGVTLEFANNLSGVVSLSNGNSVQIVNGKAQVTLDEIGKEGWITLPEKTIRVLPYLPTAKK
- a CDS encoding glucosaminidase domain-containing protein, with product MHKFFQLAALGGIIAVAGYGYYNFESQNNLNESITNKGKAVAKAPDFTVYTDVNEKKHAFFSYLKPGIDLENQRIEKERTRLNRLREHLQSGSLSDSDLDDAAKLSHLYQIELQNNELTYDWIDDMLHRVDVIPEALVLTQAANESAWGTSRFARTAKNYFGQWCYSKGCGVVPLQRSEGMTHEVAKFSSVQESIHRYFMNVNRNRAYQDLREIRFQLREDGADLLNISSAMEMSNGLLKYSERGEAYVKDLQTMMRHNEQFWTN